A window of the Trichoderma asperellum chromosome 6, complete sequence genome harbors these coding sequences:
- a CDS encoding uncharacterized protein (EggNog:ENOG41) — protein MQPTPSNTGRPQGRAPGSFSPLPGVPRSSIDLPGSSSRPPPLRIVDSPSSEEGTPAIVIPKTRQHSGGNPPSTPIYQQFASHAFSSSASVQQSYPRPSAPRTAPQGASSPVLKTHSRKHAATQGMFEPSLPSTSTSNLSQIGMNHSGQPGGPATGGLSASAIAAQAAVMSHQNILQSRQRSQTAPETEGARRGSGSKGPISPPTLSLTEASAPRESAFNISGGGAHQDRLGAAAMQSSAAATAAANVVFPRSGGNSPREPSVSPQPQPFPSLPAATSASTISEKPLSKSEKAKAKLFSRPSKISAKDTKEKALPSPGKIGSALSALQRGNFSSTNLTDSASQSFYNLNNSSSATIRPSEATGEEKAKEKEKKHHFLSRQKQKLKDEYHLPLSSAASNSRPTDPNAPSSLYNFSVPASPGPTSSTFAKAKKDKKNAERSDSRMDSESVPGDWPGSSSLPSMSQQSSILSDTLDGVKSVLTGLAMDDAWNYLKPKLLVIFQGEDIRLPVEDINRIVSLHIQWCVHKRSPNKMLEDLRELLSLGFATMDKTLRRMPEERFMPTLVDNWLVTFTSILPYMQAALLPLDLEVSGCGTIMTPEQARDFWGGVVTAPSPAAGQSAQVLPAATALDVRRLVLTAYRDTVILSRYDTLKTIFSRLSLEFLPSAWANMALASPPLEATLSTSPPESFFSMARPGTAMSIDPSVGSYNSTSTTLLGDGSAGSRSRAVSNVSLGSRGSDGVIRPYTPSGMQALSSVREQNVEDSKQVADMVGRMFQCMSVLSSIGGVGGDLDDASNRKMVELCKMLKLNWLGRGRTGRNRMGIVGGRVRRDEIREELRVA, from the coding sequence ATGCAGCCCACACCATCCAATACGGGACGGCCCCAGGGCCGAGCTCCCGGCAGCTTCTCTCCCTTGCCCGGGGTGCCGCGATCGTCCATCGACCTGCCGGGATCATCATCGCGACCACCTCCCCTGCGCATTGTTGACTCGCCCAGCAGCGAGGAGGGCACGCCCGCCATTGTCATTCCAAAGACTCGACAGCACAGCGGCGGCAACCCGCCTTCCACGCCCATATACCAACAGTTCGCCAGCCATGCgttctccagcagcgccagcgtcCAACAGAGCTATCCTCGCCCAAGCGCACCCCGAACCGCGCCTCAGGGAGCGTCGTCCCCAGTTCTGAAGACGCATTCGAGGAAACACGCTGCCACTCAAGGCATGTTCGAGCCATCGTTGCCATCAACCAGCACATCCAACCTATCCCAGATCGGAATGAACCACAGCGGCCAACCTGGTGGTCCAGCGACTGGAGGATTGTCTGCCAGCGCGATTGCTGCGCAAGCGGCCGTAATGTCGCATCAGAACATCCTCCAGTCGCGCCAGCGATCGCAGACGGCCCCAGAAACCGAAGGCGCGAGGAGAGGGAGCGGGAGCAAAGGCCCTATAAGCCCCCCCACATTGAGCCTGACGGAGGCCAGTGCGCCGCGGGAATCAGCCTTCAATATatcaggaggaggagcacaTCAAGACAGGCTtggagccgccgccatgcAGTCTTCCGCCGCTGCTACGGCTGCGGCCAATGTCGTGTTCCCCCGGTCTGGCGGTAATTCTCCAAGAGAGCCTTCCGTATCTCCTCAGCCACAACCATTCCCGTCTTTGCCTGCTGCGACTTCCGCTTCAACTATTTCGGAGAAGCCTCTCTCCAAATctgaaaaggcaaaggcaaagctCTTCTCACGGCCATCAAAAATTAGCGCCAAAGACACCAAGGAAAAGGCGTTGCCAAGCCCGGGCAAGATTGGCTCAGCATTATCAGCTCTCCAGAGAGGCAACTTCAGCTCAACCAATCTCACAGACTCTGCTAGCCAATCCTTTTATAACCTTAACaattcatcttcagcaaCCATTCGGCCAAGTGAAGCTACCGGGGAGGAAAAAgctaaagagaaagagaagaagcatcaCTTCCTATCAagacagaagcagaagctcaAGGACGAGTATCATTTACCGCTCTCCTCAGCCGCTAGCAATTCAAGACCTACGGATCCAAATGCACCGAGCAGTCTTTACAATTTCAGCGTCCCTGCCAGCCCGGGTCCTACATCTTCTACTTTTGCAAAAGCCAAGAAGGATAAAAAGAATGCTGAAAGATCGGATAGCCGCATGGACAGTGAATCGGTGCCCGGAGATTGGCCTGGAAGTAGCAGCTTGCCATCCATGTCACAGCAATCAAGCATCTTATCCGATACATTGGATGGTGTCAAGTCAGTGCTGACAGGCCTGGCTATGGACGATGCATGGAATTATTTAAAGCCGAAGCTTCTTGTCATTTTCCAAGGCGAAGATATTCGCCTCCCGGTTGAAGACATTAACCGCATTGTTAGCCTGCATATTCAATGGTGTGTCCATAAGAGGTCACCGAACAAAATGCTAGAGGACCTTCGAGAGCTGCTCTCATTGGGCTTCGCTACAATGGATAAAACTCTGCGGAGAATGCCAGAAGAGCGCTTCATGCCAACTCTCGTAGACAATTGGCTCGTTACTTTCACTTCCATCTTGCCTTACATGCAAGCGGCATTGCTGCCCCTTGATCTGGAGGTCTCAGGCTGTGGGACTATCATGACGCCTGAACAGGCACGCGACTTTTGGGGCGGCGTTGTCACTGCTCCCTCTCCTGCAGCAGGGCAATCAGCACAGGTGCTGCCTGCAGCGACTGCTCTCGATGTAAGACGCCTAGTTTTGACGGCCTACCGTGACACCGTCATCCTGTCGCGCTATGATACTCTCAAAACAATATTctctcgcctctctctcGAGTTTCTTCCTTCGGCGTGGGCAAATATGGCGCTCGCGTCTCCTCCTTTGGAAGCTACCCTCTCCACATCGCCTCCcgaatccttcttctccatggctCGTCCAGGCACGGCCATGTCTATCGATCCTTCAGTTGGCTCGTACAATTCCACTAGCACTACCTTGCTGGGGGACGGCTCTGCCGGCAGCCGCAGTCGAGCTGTGAGCAACGTCAGTCTTGGTAGCCGCGGTAGCGATGGGGTGATTCGCCCCTATACCCCATCAGGCATGCAGGCCCTCAGCAGTGTCCGTGAGCAAAATGTTGAGGACTCGAAGCAAGTAGCTGATATGGTGGGCCGGATGTTCCAGTGCATGAGCGTCCTCTCAAGCATCGGTGGCGTTGGTGGCGACCTAGACGACGCGAGTAACAGGAAGATGGTTGAGCTTTGCAAGATGCTTAAGCTCAACTGGCTAGGTAGAGGTAGGACAGGGCGTAACAGGATGGGTATAGTTGGTGGCAGAGTTCGAAGAGACGAGATCCGTGAGGAGTTGCGAGTTGCTTGA
- a CDS encoding uncharacterized protein (EggNog:ENOG41), whose translation MSQSAPSDPALTASYSSPASAPFSITKSITAPPTPLDPAGKSKYLESLRASVAAAQDQINKELTTRMEEDKAREGAAAVDEEKEEENYGEEVQEEED comes from the coding sequence ATGTCGCAATCAGCTCCTTCAGATCCCGCCCTCACAGCTTCTTACTCCTCGCCTGCCAGCGCCCCCTTCAGCATCACCAAGTCCATCACCGCGCCGCCTACTCCCCTCGATCCGGCCGGAAAATCCAAGTACCTTGAATCGCTACGTGCTTCCGTTGCTGCAGCTCAAGATCAGATCAACAAAGAGCTCACGACGCGTATGGAGGAAGACAAAGCTCGTGAGGGAGCCGCAGCTGTGgatgaggagaaagaagaagaaaactacGGCGAGGAGgttcaagaagaggaggattaA
- a CDS encoding uncharacterized protein (BUSCO:EOG092D0H4I~antiSMASH:Cluster_6.5), with amino-acid sequence MLSAFTARPIIELRQRDKSKIETILAYGDRILVGLNNGALRVYRLNELPANGASTPPHTANATPPQNGDHQPTDSAAKPTDLLREVERFSTRAIEQLAIIKEANTIVSLSNYHVSLHDLQSYDLIETLSRTKNASCFAITSNIVRDPDTGVPEIISRLAVAVKRRLLLWNWHESELSNDVSEVVLSESIRSITWASATKIVCGMNGGYVIVDAVTQEVEDIVSPGAVGVSGQGSRFGAVSSAGMGYMGLGSYMPKPLAAKLADGEMLLAKDINTLFVNDEGKALEKRQIPWQSAPESIGYSYPYIVALQPPSKGSLEVRNPDTLSLMQTIQLPGAAQLHFPPPTSSLAHAGKGFHISSDRCVWKMGATDYDAQIGELIEASRFDEAISVLQMLEDALLKNKKETLREVKMLKAEGLFKQKKFRQSMDLMNEDDVHAPPERVLRMYPPLIAGELSRWANYQETQENADSKVKKSNGTRPNSPEITTSEHAESPTVGGFVKYFKGTQKKPTDVTSIISTKKDGETEDSDNAKEAPVSEDTPLSGKELTKAVLELNSYLAGTRARLQRVIDPVTGKLKPRVDQPSSTAEAEDRLLKITPDESDKEREQKLCETFRLVDTTLFRAYMFSQPSLAGSLFRIPNFCDPDVVNEKLLEHDRYTELIDFFHGKKLHKSALELLHKFGATPKPNEAAPTLHGPDRTIQYLKSLPPSEIDLILEHAEWTLKANPEYAMEIFTGDTENAETLPAEKVLPYLRDLDPKLERQYLEHIIMELDDTTADFHNRLVELYVSSLSNSERGHDWDDLEERFVKFLRESRQVYSLTKAFALIPKDDPAFYEAQAVVLSNMGQHRQSLEIYVFKMKDYVKAEDYCNRAHRSQAPSTTPSDDPDESASSVYHTLLSLYLQPPPPHKPNLEPALDLLSKHGSRLPATSTLGLIPDDLPVGSLEAYFRGRIRAANSLVNESRIMAGLRKAEGISVAAELQLGDGKPGAQGGRNRHVVIHDERHCVVCHKKLAGGMRMGGSVVAVLTDNTVVHYGCLSKATGAKANGSRRPSWSRGF; translated from the exons ATGCTCTCCGCCTTTACAGCTCGCCCTATCATAGAGCTCCGACAGCGGGACAAGTCAAAGATTGAGACGATCCTCGCTTATG GTGACCGAATTCTCGTCGGGCTCAATAACGGCGCTCTTCGGGTCTACCGCCTCAACGAGCTTCCCGCTAACGGCGCTTCAACGCCTCCACACACCGCAAATGCGACTCCTCCTCAGAATGGCGACCATCAGCCCACAGACTCGGCCGCCAAGCCGACGGATTTATTACGTGAGGTCGAACGATTCTCTACGCGGGCGATAGAACAGCTGGCAATCATAAAGGAAGCAAACACCATCGTCTCTCTATCCAACTATCACGTCTCTCTTCATGACCTACAATCCTACGATCTCATCGAGACCCTGTCGCGAACCAAGAATGCGTCATGTTTTGCCATCACGTCCAATATTGTTAGAGATCCCGACACTGGCGTCCCAGAAATCATCAGCCGGCTAGCCGTTGCGGTCAAGCGGCGGCTTTTGTTATGGAACTGGCATGAGAGCGAGCTCAGCAATGACGTCTCCGAAGTGGTGCTATCTGAGTCTATTCGATCAATAACATGGGCGAGCGCGACGAAGATAGTCTGTGGCATGAACGGAGGTTATGTCATTGTTGATGCCGTAACGCAAGAGGTCGAGGACATTGTGAGCCCGGGTGCTGTGGGAGTGTCGGGTCAAGGAAGCCGGTTTGGAGCTGTGAGCAGTGCAGGAATGGGATACATGGGCCTCGGAAGCTACATGCCCAAGCCCCTAGCCGCCAAGTTGGCTGATGGCGAAATGCTCCTTGCCAAGGACATCAATACGCTATTCGTCAACGATGAGGGCAAggccttggagaagaggcagatccCGTGGCAGTCTGCGCCTGAGTCCATCGGATACTCGTATCCGTACATTGTGGCTCTACAACCTCCCTCTAAGGGCTCACTTGAGGTCCGGAACCCTGATACTCTGTCTCTTATGCAGACTATTCAACTGCCTGGTGCTGCTCAGCTGCATTTTCCTCCGCCTACTTCGAGCCTAGCCCATGCCGGCAAAGGATTTCACATCTCAAGTGACCGCTGTGTGTGGAAAATGGGAGCTACAGACTATGACGCTCAGATTGGGGAGCTCATTGAGGCTAGCAGGTTTGACGAGGCCATTAGCGTGTTACAAATGCTTGAGGATGCTCTTTtaaagaacaagaaagagaCTCTCCGAGAGGTCAAAATGCTAAAGGCAGAAGGTCTCTTTAAGCAAAAGAAGTTTCGACAGTCGATGGACTTGATGAACGAAGATGATGTTCATGCCCCGCCCGAGCGAGTCTTGAGAATGTACCCACCTCTTATTGCAGGAGAGCTCTCTAGATGGGCAAATTACCAGGAGACCCAAGAGAATGCAGACAGTAAAGTGAAAAAGTCAAATGGAACAAGACCGAATAGTCCAGAAATTACTACCAGCGAACATGCCGAGTCTCCCACAGTCGGAGGGTTTGTGAAGTATTTCAAGGGAACCCAAAAGAAACCAACTGACGTCACTTCAATAATCTCGACGAAAAAGGATGGAGAAACAGAAGACTCGGACAACGCCAAAGAAGCACCGGTATCAGAGGACACACCCCTTTCAGGCAAGGAGCTTACAAAGGCCGTCTTGGAGCTGAACAGCTATCTCGCTGGCACTCGAGCTCGCCTCCAGCGTGTCATTGATCCTGTCACCGGTAAACTGAAGCCGCGAGTAGATCAGCCTAGCTCGACGGCAGAGGCGGAAGACCGACTTCTGAAGATTACGCCAGATGAATCCGACAAAGAGCGTGAGCAAAAGCTGTGCGAAACTTTCCGATTAGTTGACACAACTCTCTTTCGCGCATACATGTTCTCACAGCCGTCTCTTGCCGGCTCACTATTTCGTATTCCGAACTTTTGTGATCCGGATGTCGTGAACGAAAAGCTGTTAGAGCACGACCGCTACACGGAGCTGATTGATTTCTTCCACGGCAAAAAGCTGCACAAGTCAGCCCTGGAATTGCTGCATAAATTTGGCGCTACTCCGAAGCCAAACGAAGCAGCCCCAACTCTACACGGTCCAGATCGCACCATACAGTATCTCAAGAGTCTTCCACCCTCAGAAATCGATCTAATCCTCGAGCATGCTGAGTGGACGTTGAAGGCGAATCCAGAATATGCAATGGAGATATTCACTGGCGATACAGAGAATGCGGAAACTCTACCGGCAGAGAAAGTCTTGCCTTACCTCCGAGACCTTGATCCAAAACTTGAGAGACAATACCTGGAACACATCATCATGGAGCTTGATGATACCACGGCGGATTTCCATAACCGACTTGTCGAGCTCTACGTTTCAAGCCTGAGCAACAGCGAGAGGGGCCATGATTGGGATGACCTTGAAGAAAGATTTGTCAAGTTCTTGCGAGAATCTCGACAGGTCTACAGTCTCACCAAGGCATTTGCATTGATACCTAAGGATG ATCCCGCTTTTTACGAAGCTCAAGCTGTTGTATTAAGCAACATGGGGCAGCATCGACAATCTCTAGAGATTTATGTATTCAAGATGAAGGATTATGTCAAAGCAGAAGA CTATTGTAATCGTGCACATAGATCGCAGGCCCCATCTACAACCCCTTCAGATGACCCAGACGAATCAGCATCGTCTGTATATCACACGCTACTCTCCCTCTATCTTCAACCACCTCCGCCTCACAAACCAAACCTCGAGCCAGCTCTGGACCTGCTTTCCAAGCACGGCTCTCGCCTGCCTGCCACGTCGACACTTGGGCTGATCCCCGATGATCTTCCCGTAGGCTCGCTCGAAGCCTATTTCCGCGGGAGGATACGGGCAGCAAACAGCCTCGTCAATGAATCTCGTATAATGGCCGGCTTGCGAAAAGCCGAAGGCATATCCGTGGCCGCAGAATTACAGCTAGGCGACGGTAAACCCGGAGCGCAAGGCGGCCGGAATCGCCACGTCGTGATCCATGACGAAAGGCACTGTGTCGTGTGCCACAAGAAATTGGCTGGCGGAATGAGAATGGGCGGTAGCGTAGTGGCCGTGTTGACGGATAACACAGTTGTCCATTATGGCTGTTTGAGCAAAGCAACGGGCGCTAAAGCAAATGGTTCGAGAAGGCCCAGTTGGAGTAGAGGTTTTTAG